A window of Pseudobacteriovorax antillogorgiicola contains these coding sequences:
- a CDS encoding sensor histidine kinase produces the protein MNPLRIIIIDDTEDIHNNIKILFQSQSSQDALDKLSEEIFGAGSAPSRQQSELEIAIDSAYQGQEGYEMIKQAVKEGNPYAVAVVDMRMPPGWDGLMTIEKIRDVDQDIEIIISSAYSDYSWQDIADRLGVSNKYLFLSKPFEVAEMKQMIVALTQKWTLDQENRSYIRKLKEANEEVQAAIRAKDDFLGVMSHELRTPLNIIIMTLEDILEAESDPDTARILQNSEDSAKYLARLIDNIMYFIHLDSHNFRFEETQFSMDDLVQEVMDECQVENHRDRLQFDVELDSSLPEVTLDRKRMRIALHQLVDNAIKFTDEGQVRIRIRPQSSGTSLFVEVEDTGIGMGPMEQKQAFDLFYQGEATNHHSRTGTGVGLSLCRKIVRSLGGEIGCKSQEAIGSTFWFEIPLKSVPENKVPEKKLA, from the coding sequence ATGAACCCTTTGCGCATTATTATCATTGATGACACCGAAGATATTCACAATAATATCAAGATTTTATTCCAATCTCAGAGCTCACAAGATGCCCTTGATAAACTGAGTGAAGAAATCTTTGGTGCAGGCAGCGCACCGTCTCGTCAACAAAGCGAACTAGAGATCGCTATAGATTCTGCCTACCAAGGGCAGGAGGGCTATGAGATGATCAAGCAGGCTGTGAAAGAGGGCAACCCTTACGCGGTCGCTGTGGTTGATATGAGAATGCCCCCAGGCTGGGATGGCTTGATGACTATTGAGAAAATTCGGGACGTAGATCAAGATATCGAGATCATCATCAGTTCCGCCTATTCAGATTACTCGTGGCAAGATATCGCCGATCGCCTTGGTGTCAGCAACAAGTATCTTTTTCTTTCCAAGCCATTTGAAGTTGCTGAGATGAAACAAATGATCGTAGCCCTCACTCAGAAGTGGACTCTAGACCAGGAAAACCGGAGCTATATTCGAAAACTTAAAGAAGCAAACGAAGAGGTTCAAGCAGCAATTCGCGCCAAGGATGACTTTCTTGGAGTCATGAGTCACGAGCTACGGACCCCACTAAATATTATCATTATGACCCTGGAAGATATTCTAGAAGCAGAATCTGATCCAGATACTGCTCGTATTCTCCAGAACTCTGAAGACTCCGCAAAATACTTGGCAAGGCTCATTGATAACATCATGTACTTCATTCACCTGGATAGCCACAACTTCCGCTTTGAAGAAACCCAGTTCTCTATGGATGATCTGGTCCAGGAGGTCATGGACGAGTGCCAGGTAGAAAACCACCGCGACCGACTCCAGTTCGACGTTGAACTCGACTCATCATTGCCAGAGGTCACTCTCGATCGCAAGCGCATGCGAATCGCCCTCCATCAACTCGTGGATAATGCTATCAAGTTCACAGATGAAGGACAGGTCAGGATTCGAATCCGTCCACAATCTAGCGGCACGTCTCTCTTTGTGGAAGTCGAAGATACTGGTATCGGCATGGGACCAATGGAACAAAAGCAAGCCTTCGACCTATTCTATCAGGGTGAAGCTACCAACCATCACAGCCGTACTGGCACTGGAGTTGGGCTGAGCTTGTGCCGAAAAATCGTTCGTTCCTTAGGGGGCGAAATCGGTTGCAAAAGCCAAGAAGCTATTGGTTCTACCTTTTGGTTCGAAATCCCCCTAAAGTCAGTCCCGGAGAACAAGGTGCCGGAAAAGAAGCTCGCCTGA
- a CDS encoding sigma 54-interacting transcriptional regulator: MTQHGKILLVDDDEGLLKLLKMRLVSEGFVVETATDGVQCLQRLDIFEPDVLISDLRMDKIDGMTLFEEVSSRRPFLPVIIITAHGTIPEAVEATQKGVFSFITKPIDKDKLFKVIQKALTQSGKQPDQQKNAWCADIITQSQVMLDLLKKAKLVAQSDSNILLQGESGTGKELLARAIHNASRRKFGPFIAINCAALPGDLLEAELFGTTKNAGNDQKSLFQAAKGGTLFLDEVSEMPLGLQAKLLRVLEERQMRAGGSLSAAAADIRIMSATHQDLEEKVQAGEFREDLFYKLNVIGLSIPTLNQRREDISLLAKSFLQKVASRHKPRVKSFAPKALELICNAQWPGNVRQLYNVVERLVVLSTTSVISESSVREALTPDTEELQSLADAKSEFERQYLIQVLRQAKGNVSQAARAAKRNRTDFYKLMARHNLQPAQFKAQG; this comes from the coding sequence ATGACTCAGCATGGAAAAATTCTACTGGTCGATGACGATGAAGGGCTACTCAAACTACTCAAAATGAGGCTGGTCTCTGAGGGGTTTGTCGTCGAGACTGCTACAGATGGAGTGCAGTGTTTGCAGAGGCTAGATATCTTTGAGCCGGATGTTCTCATAAGCGACTTAAGGATGGATAAGATCGATGGAATGACACTTTTTGAAGAGGTTTCCAGTCGTCGCCCGTTCCTCCCGGTCATTATTATTACGGCCCATGGCACGATTCCAGAAGCTGTTGAAGCAACCCAAAAGGGAGTTTTCTCGTTCATAACCAAGCCGATTGATAAGGATAAGCTATTTAAAGTCATTCAAAAAGCGTTGACTCAGAGTGGCAAGCAACCCGATCAACAAAAGAACGCTTGGTGTGCAGATATTATAACCCAAAGTCAGGTTATGCTTGATCTTCTGAAGAAAGCCAAGCTCGTGGCTCAGTCAGATAGCAATATTCTTCTGCAAGGGGAAAGCGGCACCGGCAAAGAGCTTCTTGCTCGTGCCATCCATAATGCTAGTCGTCGCAAGTTTGGGCCGTTTATCGCCATTAACTGTGCGGCGCTACCAGGGGATCTCTTAGAAGCTGAATTGTTTGGAACCACTAAAAACGCTGGCAACGATCAGAAAAGTTTGTTTCAAGCAGCCAAGGGCGGCACCTTGTTCCTAGATGAGGTTTCCGAAATGCCACTCGGCTTGCAAGCTAAGCTGCTTCGTGTTCTAGAAGAACGTCAGATGCGAGCGGGGGGGAGCCTGAGTGCGGCTGCTGCTGATATTCGAATTATGTCGGCAACCCATCAGGACTTAGAAGAAAAAGTTCAAGCTGGTGAGTTCAGGGAAGACCTCTTTTATAAGTTGAACGTGATTGGTCTTTCCATCCCAACACTGAACCAAAGGCGTGAAGATATCTCTCTCCTAGCCAAATCATTTTTGCAAAAAGTGGCTTCGAGACACAAGCCGCGAGTGAAGTCATTTGCTCCTAAGGCCTTAGAGTTGATTTGCAACGCTCAATGGCCGGGAAACGTGCGTCAGCTATACAATGTTGTCGAGAGACTGGTTGTCTTGAGCACGACATCGGTGATTTCTGAGAGTTCGGTCCGCGAGGCTCTAACCCCAGATACAGAGGAACTACAGTCTTTGGCAGATGCCAAAAGTGAGTTCGAGAGGCAGTACTTGATTCAAGTGCTGCGCCAGGCGAAAGGCAACGTAAGCCAAGCAGCGCGAGCAGCGAAGCGCAATCGAACCGACTTTTACAAGCTGATGGCTCGCCACAACTTGCAGCCGGCTCAGTTTAAGGCTCAGGGTTAG
- a CDS encoding MFS transporter codes for MSWLKSYGAISPVIKRLVLAEFFLQLMNTSYFMILNFFLVRHGYEDQLIAQMISYRFLAVMALSLPFGFFIPSRRLLPIFRTAACFIPISSVLILWAAPAQRHELLALGISLFGIATAAVQVIMVPFIMRNESEERRTEAIALHFTTWSVTSFLLGVVSFGSNAFLQEKLPESSVLMFFTALSLIGVVVAFLPMNEKRPDPDQAINFRSYDWAVIARVLAPSVVIGIGAGLTIPFINLFFLHVFSMEYDEFSMMGAISTLFVTIGNMYGPRLKKAYGYRVAITMTQSLAVLALVVLALTEQFKTLAIAFPLAVLCYLLRQPLMNMANPIVASFAMEYVGEKNREITSALQQAFWAGSWFFSTQIFRVLRAGGFSYTTIFLTTAAIYGIGVLWYHILIQKSDVRVDHATPLAS; via the coding sequence ATGAGTTGGTTAAAAAGCTACGGGGCCATTAGTCCTGTCATCAAGCGGCTGGTCTTAGCTGAGTTCTTCCTACAGCTAATGAATACATCGTACTTTATGATTCTAAACTTTTTTTTGGTTCGGCATGGCTATGAGGATCAGCTTATCGCTCAGATGATATCATATCGCTTCTTAGCCGTCATGGCCTTATCACTGCCGTTCGGCTTTTTCATACCAAGCCGACGCTTACTACCTATATTTAGAACTGCGGCCTGCTTTATCCCTATATCTTCTGTACTGATTCTCTGGGCCGCACCAGCGCAACGACACGAGTTGCTTGCCCTAGGGATTAGCCTCTTTGGGATTGCCACAGCAGCAGTTCAGGTAATCATGGTGCCGTTTATTATGAGAAATGAATCCGAAGAGCGGCGTACTGAGGCCATTGCGTTACATTTTACTACTTGGAGCGTAACTTCTTTTCTCTTGGGTGTGGTATCGTTTGGCTCCAATGCCTTCTTGCAAGAAAAACTCCCTGAATCTTCGGTTTTGATGTTTTTTACCGCTCTGAGCTTGATTGGAGTGGTCGTTGCTTTTCTGCCTATGAACGAAAAACGGCCAGATCCAGATCAAGCGATTAATTTTAGATCCTATGATTGGGCCGTGATTGCAAGGGTTTTGGCTCCGTCGGTAGTCATCGGTATTGGAGCGGGCTTGACCATCCCGTTCATCAACCTGTTCTTTCTCCATGTTTTCTCTATGGAGTACGATGAGTTTTCCATGATGGGTGCGATCTCGACCTTGTTTGTCACAATAGGGAACATGTATGGACCTAGGTTGAAAAAGGCCTACGGATATCGCGTTGCGATCACGATGACGCAATCCCTGGCGGTGCTTGCTCTTGTGGTCTTAGCCCTTACCGAACAGTTTAAAACTTTGGCTATTGCGTTTCCACTGGCAGTCTTGTGCTATCTCCTGCGCCAGCCCCTTATGAATATGGCAAACCCGATTGTGGCTAGTTTTGCCATGGAGTATGTTGGCGAAAAGAATCGCGAAATTACCAGTGCACTCCAACAAGCTTTCTGGGCTGGTTCCTGGTTCTTTAGCACCCAAATCTTTCGTGTGCTGCGCGCCGGTGGCTTTTCTTATACGACTATCTTTCTAACCACCGCAGCTATCTATGGAATCGGGGTCTTGTGGTATCACATCCTAATCCAGAAGAGCGATGTGAGAGTGGATCACGCCACCCCACTAGCATCCTAG
- a CDS encoding RMD1 family protein, giving the protein MPSSHNFRSYVVSELVDTGELAKKLHAAHSTIDPRAAINHRISNGEMFAFNFGAIVFWNVPDEAQAAELSSLIDLPGLVKDSMCSEDFIATEDPDKAPRVEFNRILIDHLSKDRAEVITSTIAQSTTMEYYESMCEEAWTEVDGIIATLKVRGKLSPSPNKLMRWVAHCLELRSRVVRVLHLLVPTRPNLGRQGYGRAL; this is encoded by the coding sequence ATGCCCAGTAGCCATAATTTCAGATCATATGTGGTTTCCGAGCTAGTTGACACTGGCGAGTTAGCAAAAAAGCTTCATGCTGCTCATTCGACCATCGATCCACGCGCGGCTATCAATCATCGCATCTCCAACGGCGAGATGTTTGCCTTTAACTTTGGAGCGATTGTTTTCTGGAATGTACCGGACGAGGCGCAAGCGGCAGAACTTTCAAGTTTAATCGATCTTCCCGGGCTGGTGAAGGACAGCATGTGTTCTGAAGATTTTATCGCCACTGAAGATCCCGATAAAGCACCACGAGTCGAGTTTAACCGAATTTTAATCGACCACCTATCCAAGGATCGAGCTGAAGTGATTACTTCAACGATCGCACAGTCTACCACAATGGAATACTATGAAAGCATGTGCGAGGAAGCTTGGACCGAGGTCGATGGTATCATCGCTACCTTAAAGGTTCGGGGCAAGCTTTCCCCCTCACCGAACAAACTTATGCGATGGGTCGCCCACTGCCTTGAACTCCGTAGCCGCGTCGTTCGAGTCCTGCACCTACTGGTGCCGACCAGACCTAATTTGGGAAGACAAGGTTATGGACGAGCTCTATAG